A section of the Psychrobacter immobilis genome encodes:
- a CDS encoding cytochrome c-type biogenesis protein, giving the protein MTANAAIDVYDFDSPQQEAQYRGLIEEFRCPKCQNQNLAASDAPIAQDLKQKVYDLIKDRRSDAEIRAYMQERYGDFISYKPPMRPSTWILWFFPPLLLLVLIVGWFWQSKRRQVVARGQNGVTVNSTAALTSAEKAELDRLLSQAENVDHDITSIEDKK; this is encoded by the coding sequence ATGACGGCAAACGCAGCTATTGACGTATACGATTTTGATTCACCACAGCAAGAAGCTCAGTATCGTGGATTAATAGAAGAGTTTCGCTGCCCAAAATGCCAAAATCAAAACCTTGCAGCCTCTGATGCACCGATTGCACAGGATCTAAAGCAAAAAGTCTATGATTTAATTAAAGATAGACGTAGTGATGCTGAAATACGCGCCTATATGCAAGAGCGCTACGGTGACTTTATTAGCTACAAGCCGCCTATGCGACCATCGACATGGATCCTATGGTTTTTTCCACCATTATTATTGCTCGTCTTAATTGTTGGTTGGTTTTGGCAAAGTAAACGCCGCCAAGTTGTCGCCCGTGGCCAAAACGGCGTTACAGTGAACAGTACTGCTGCCTTGACCTCTGCGGAAAAGGCTGAGCTTGATCGTCTATTATCGCAAGCTGAGAATGTCGACCACGATATTACTAGCATAGAGGACAAAAAATGA
- the ccmI gene encoding c-type cytochrome biogenesis protein CcmI, with translation MTLFSTFGLFVALSLLIALIFALIAIMPWLRAPRLQSKPIDNQLLDINVAVFRERLAELQTDKDSGTINNSHYQNQKLELERQLLDAQRQITPMVTPDVKSRLIVAAWIPILAAMAYLLIGNRTPVFDSWTSEDKVGQVADDLLTAKIDKPPKWATENGRQLISAMQTNVHRNADDPNRWMRLSELFLSMEATGSALEALSRAYRLAPDNEEIATTYAQTSFFVNEGQLDANIRRVLQAILAKNPQHERAQMLMAMGETRSSNFAQAQGWIKRLQGSIVAKPGDHTKALASLDELSNYVSTQEKQALEGIDVTVKINANLLPLVKADDVLFVAIRDVKGGPPFAAKRLPISIIKQGEASIRLSNLDAMMPDRTLNSARSDKTQLAVVARISHSGNAIAESGDLSGNPIMISVEQTQVNVEINQQIP, from the coding sequence ATGACTCTATTTTCTACTTTTGGCTTATTTGTAGCTCTAAGCTTGCTGATTGCTCTTATATTTGCGCTAATTGCTATTATGCCATGGCTACGAGCACCGCGTTTGCAGTCCAAACCAATAGACAATCAACTGCTAGATATTAATGTTGCAGTATTTCGCGAACGTTTAGCTGAGCTACAAACAGATAAAGACAGCGGTACTATTAATAATAGCCATTATCAAAATCAAAAGCTGGAACTGGAGCGTCAGCTATTAGATGCGCAGCGTCAGATAACACCTATGGTCACCCCTGATGTCAAAAGCCGTTTAATTGTCGCAGCTTGGATCCCAATATTGGCTGCAATGGCGTACTTACTAATAGGCAATCGTACGCCCGTGTTTGATTCGTGGACAAGCGAGGACAAAGTAGGACAAGTGGCTGATGACCTATTGACGGCTAAGATTGATAAGCCACCAAAGTGGGCGACTGAAAACGGTCGTCAGTTGATTAGCGCTATGCAGACCAACGTCCATCGTAACGCTGATGATCCTAATCGCTGGATGCGCCTATCTGAGCTTTTCTTATCGATGGAGGCGACTGGCTCTGCTTTAGAAGCCTTATCGCGTGCCTATCGTTTAGCACCTGATAACGAGGAGATTGCTACTACTTATGCTCAGACTAGTTTTTTTGTTAATGAAGGTCAGTTAGACGCCAATATTCGCCGTGTATTACAAGCTATATTAGCTAAGAATCCGCAGCATGAACGGGCTCAAATGCTCATGGCAATGGGTGAGACTCGTAGTAGTAACTTTGCCCAAGCGCAAGGTTGGATTAAACGCTTACAAGGCAGCATTGTGGCCAAACCAGGTGATCATACTAAAGCTTTAGCAAGCTTAGATGAGTTAAGCAACTACGTTAGCACGCAAGAAAAGCAAGCGCTAGAAGGTATTGACGTGACAGTGAAAATTAACGCTAATTTATTACCGTTAGTGAAAGCTGATGATGTGTTGTTTGTTGCGATACGTGACGTTAAAGGAGGTCCACCGTTTGCCGCCAAACGTTTACCCATTAGTATTATCAAGCAAGGTGAGGCTAGTATCCGCTTAAGCAATCTTGATGCGATGATGCCAGATCGCACGTTAAATTCAGCTCGTAGTGACAAAACTCAGTTAGCAGTCGTTGCTCGTATTAGTCATAGCGGTAATGCCATAGCAGAATCAGGCGACTTATCGGGTAATCCTATAATGATTAGCGTTGAACAGACTCAGGTTAATGTTGAAATCAATCAACAGATTCCCTAA
- a CDS encoding IS1595-like element ISPssp3 family transposase, whose protein sequence is MRKSKLSWYKQSRLIELFVAGSTARTAASLIGINKTTASYYFHRLRLLIYENSQDPGLFEGEIEVDESYFGGTRKGKRGRGAGSKVPVFGLLKRNGKVYACIIPNAKADTLIPIIREKVKPDSIVYTDSFKSYNALDVSEFTHYRINHSKTFVNDKNHINGIENFWNQAKRHLRKFNGVPKEHFHLYLKECEWRFNHSDPKSQLLQLKQWVKQGLN, encoded by the coding sequence ATGAGAAAGAGTAAACTAAGTTGGTATAAACAAAGCAGACTAATCGAGTTATTTGTTGCCGGTTCTACCGCGAGAACAGCAGCAAGCCTAATTGGTATTAATAAAACGACAGCCAGTTATTACTTTCATAGGCTAAGACTGCTTATTTACGAGAATAGTCAAGACCCTGGTCTATTTGAAGGCGAAATCGAAGTAGACGAATCATACTTTGGTGGAACTCGTAAAGGCAAGCGAGGGCGAGGTGCTGGTAGCAAAGTGCCCGTGTTTGGTCTATTAAAGCGTAATGGCAAGGTCTACGCTTGTATTATACCCAATGCTAAAGCAGATACTTTGATCCCCATCATAAGAGAAAAAGTGAAGCCTGATAGCATTGTTTATACTGACTCATTTAAAAGCTATAACGCATTAGATGTCAGTGAGTTTACTCATTATCGTATCAACCACTCCAAAACCTTTGTTAATGACAAGAATCACATTAATGGTATAGAGAACTTTTGGAACCAAGCTAAACGGCATCTACGTAAGTTTAACGGAGTTCCAAAAGAACATTTTCACCTCTATTTAAAGGAATGTGAGTGGCGTTTTAATCACAGTGACCCAAAGTCGCAATTACTACAATTAAAACAATGGGTTAAACAGGGTTTGAACTAG
- the lspA gene encoding signal peptidase II, with protein sequence MTESTDRLDSTKLNSVESASTNIADKKVPIAVSSTHQSIDSKTINHTPKAMYVTSGNSITPKDKLDKMPKMVANGSRAFIWYLLAIMVLILDQWTKWLAQTTLAFNDPVPVIEPFLNWTLAYNYGAAFSFLANAGGWQKWFFSGLAFVMAIFLTVYLIKAPRAAKLLSMGLALMLGGAIGNLIDRLRIGKVVDFIHVHYADVWNYPIFNVADIGVCVGVALIIIDMIFLESKRNK encoded by the coding sequence ATGACTGAATCTACCGACAGATTAGATAGTACTAAATTGAATAGCGTTGAATCGGCTAGTACTAATATTGCTGACAAGAAGGTACCTATAGCTGTGAGTAGTACTCATCAATCGATTGACTCTAAAACCATAAATCATACGCCTAAAGCTATGTACGTGACTTCAGGCAACTCAATAACACCTAAAGATAAGTTGGACAAAATGCCAAAAATGGTTGCCAATGGCAGTCGCGCTTTTATCTGGTATTTGTTGGCGATAATGGTATTAATACTTGATCAATGGACTAAGTGGTTGGCCCAAACCACATTAGCGTTCAATGACCCCGTACCGGTCATTGAACCATTTCTCAACTGGACACTCGCTTATAACTATGGGGCAGCATTTAGCTTTTTAGCCAACGCTGGCGGTTGGCAGAAATGGTTTTTCTCAGGCTTAGCTTTTGTAATGGCTATCTTTTTAACGGTTTATTTAATCAAAGCGCCACGTGCAGCCAAGCTATTATCTATGGGGTTGGCCTTAATGCTTGGTGGTGCGATTGGCAACTTAATCGATCGTTTAAGAATTGGTAAAGTGGTTGACTTTATCCATGTGCATTATGCTGATGTCTGGAATTATCCTATTTTCAATGTTGCAGATATAGGTGTCTGTGTCGGTGTCGCATTGATTATAATTGACATGATATTTTTAGAAAGTAAGCGTAATAAATAA
- a CDS encoding DUF3817 domain-containing protein: MHSLRKKQETALKSLTLIGYLEGTSFLLLLFIAMPLKYMMDIPEGVKYIGMAHGMLFITYIIILIGSAIKMKMPLWAIPAGVLGSLLPFGPFIFDHLLKKNLQENVSKEA; encoded by the coding sequence ATTCACAGCCTTAGAAAAAAACAAGAGACAGCGTTAAAAAGTCTTACCCTTATAGGCTATCTAGAAGGCACCTCTTTCTTATTATTGCTCTTCATCGCCATGCCACTAAAATATATGATGGACATTCCAGAAGGTGTGAAATACATCGGTATGGCACACGGTATGTTGTTTATTACCTATATCATAATACTTATAGGCTCAGCTATCAAAATGAAAATGCCTCTTTGGGCAATACCTGCGGGCGTACTCGGCTCACTCTTACCTTTTGGCCCATTTATATTCGATCATTTACTAAAAAAGAACTTGCAGGAAAATGTAAGTAAAGAAGCCTAG
- a CDS encoding recombinase family protein codes for MVEQIDRLARLNQADWDTLKRMLLEKKLAVVSEELPTSYITPQSDSSIVFMSSVLQAINSMMLYMLAAIARKDYEDRRNRQM; via the coding sequence TTGGTTGAGCAGATTGACCGCTTAGCACGTTTAAACCAAGCTGATTGGGATACTCTCAAAAGAATGCTATTAGAAAAGAAGCTGGCGGTAGTATCAGAAGAGCTACCGACCTCTTATATAACGCCTCAATCTGATAGCAGCATTGTATTTATGAGCAGCGTATTACAGGCCATCAATTCGATGATGCTTTATATGCTCGCTGCTATTGCTAGAAAGGACTATGAAGATCGACGTAACCGTCAGATGTAA
- a CDS encoding Fic family protein codes for MMNTPTSDPIGAAWLIRYASIELVSPLYVISSIGGRRQTYKDGDVIHNAYQETARPLDTIIAHLQFHMRHEVLNLELLVRLFEQVGADDVQAWVNAEPTGSYARRMAFLYEWLMGQQLAVPSNLGGNYVDALDAKKQVTSSPAHVIKNARWRINDNLAGTRHFCPQLVKTELFTQAAALDIATMVDKLNDEFGQDLLMRASVWMTLRESKASFTIEGEGKELKRIERFADVMARRTGKGDIPLDPESLAELQQDILGSKTIIQQYGIRQSPVFVSHTQVNGFKEIVHYIAPPADDIANKLAGLQVFMEKTEGQSALMRSAVASFAFVYIHPLADGNGRVHRFLINDVLRRDQVIHEPIILPISQAIAEHPSDRHAYDKILDRVSVPLMEQIRDHYSFDKQAITYPDGIRSNLNFGNTHLIQPAWRFMDLTPHVQYLSGLIAHVIEKEMHNESQYLRKHDHARLAIKEIVEMPNSYADRIIRSMLQNKGVKSNKLLKDYPFLANDEVWDDIFSVVVETFKDEADGLNS; via the coding sequence ATGATGAATACCCCTACTTCAGACCCTATTGGCGCAGCATGGCTTATCCGTTATGCCAGCATCGAGCTGGTGTCCCCTTTATATGTCATCAGTAGTATCGGTGGGCGCAGACAAACCTATAAAGACGGTGACGTCATTCATAACGCTTATCAGGAAACCGCGCGTCCACTGGACACTATCATTGCGCACTTACAGTTTCACATGCGTCATGAAGTACTGAATTTAGAGTTACTGGTTCGTCTATTTGAGCAGGTAGGTGCTGATGACGTACAAGCATGGGTAAACGCTGAGCCGACAGGCAGCTATGCCCGTAGAATGGCTTTCTTGTATGAGTGGCTCATGGGTCAGCAGTTAGCAGTACCGAGTAATTTAGGCGGTAACTATGTGGACGCTTTAGATGCTAAGAAGCAGGTTACTTCAAGCCCTGCGCATGTCATAAAGAATGCTCGTTGGCGTATCAATGACAATCTTGCAGGAACCCGTCATTTCTGTCCTCAATTGGTGAAAACAGAGTTGTTTACGCAAGCCGCTGCACTCGATATTGCCACAATGGTTGACAAGCTGAACGATGAATTTGGGCAAGACTTACTGATGCGTGCCTCCGTATGGATGACATTACGAGAGAGTAAAGCCAGTTTTACTATAGAAGGTGAAGGGAAAGAGTTAAAACGTATTGAACGTTTCGCCGATGTAATGGCACGGCGTACCGGCAAGGGCGATATTCCGCTTGATCCTGAGTCGCTAGCAGAGTTGCAACAAGACATATTGGGTAGTAAAACTATTATTCAGCAGTACGGCATCCGTCAATCACCAGTTTTTGTGTCGCATACTCAGGTGAATGGCTTTAAAGAAATTGTGCACTATATCGCGCCACCTGCTGATGACATTGCTAACAAGCTAGCAGGGTTACAGGTATTTATGGAAAAGACTGAGGGACAATCAGCACTGATGCGTAGTGCGGTTGCCTCCTTTGCTTTTGTATATATTCATCCGCTGGCGGATGGCAATGGCCGTGTACATCGCTTCTTAATTAATGACGTCCTCAGGCGAGACCAGGTCATTCATGAGCCGATTATCCTACCTATATCACAAGCCATTGCTGAGCATCCCTCAGACCGTCATGCCTATGACAAAATTTTAGACCGTGTATCCGTGCCACTTATGGAGCAAATCCGTGATCATTACAGCTTTGATAAACAAGCGATTACTTACCCTGATGGTATTCGCTCAAACTTAAATTTTGGAAATACTCACCTAATTCAACCTGCATGGCGCTTTATGGATCTAACGCCTCACGTTCAGTACTTATCAGGACTCATTGCTCATGTTATTGAAAAAGAGATGCATAACGAGTCACAGTACCTAAGAAAGCATGACCATGCACGACTGGCGATAAAAGAGATTGTTGAGATGCCCAACAGCTATGCCGATAGAATTATTCGTAGCATGCTACAAAATAAGGGTGTTAAAAGTAATAAGCTATTGAAGGATTATCCGTTTTTGGCAAATGATGAGGTTTGGGACGATATTTTCTCTGTGGTTGTAGAAACCTTTAAAGATGAAGCAGATGGTTTGAATAGTTAG
- a CDS encoding recombinase family protein, whose amino-acid sequence MTVRIYVRASTKDQDATRALADLVAFSTSYDDNHVEYVEHFSGTKLDRPLLAKLLKDAEQGDILLVESVDRLSRLSQDDFAILKQRIKDKGLRLVVADLPTTHTVSEGMTGDILRVINDMLIDLLATMAKLDNDKRRERIKQGLANSGYKPTGKKPNTTKHNRIKELASQNNMTKEEIAKAVGVGVATVYRVLKQG is encoded by the coding sequence ATGACTGTTCGTATTTATGTGAGAGCCAGCACTAAGGATCAAGACGCTACCAGAGCATTGGCTGATTTGGTGGCTTTCAGTACAAGTTATGATGATAACCATGTTGAGTACGTCGAGCATTTCAGTGGTACAAAGCTCGATAGACCATTATTAGCCAAGCTGCTAAAGGACGCTGAGCAAGGCGATATTCTACTGGTTGAAAGCGTGGATAGATTAAGCCGATTATCTCAAGATGATTTTGCAATTCTAAAGCAGCGCATCAAAGACAAGGGCTTACGATTAGTGGTGGCTGATCTGCCAACGACGCATACAGTCAGTGAGGGTATGACCGGGGATATTCTCAGGGTGATCAACGATATGTTGATCGACTTATTAGCCACAATGGCAAAGCTTGATAACGACAAACGTAGAGAGCGTATTAAGCAGGGATTGGCGAACAGTGGTTATAAGCCCACTGGTAAGAAGCCTAATACAACGAAACACAATCGTATTAAAGAATTAGCCAGTCAAAACAATATGACAAAAGAGGAGATTGCTAAGGCGGTTGGTGTTGGGGTGGCTACGGTTTATCGGGTGTTAAAGCAGGGCTAA
- a CDS encoding cation transporter, whose product MNKTTFKISKMDCPSEENLIRMKLEGHSNIEHLEFDIPNRQLTVFHHDNIEGIETAIHDLKLGDTLLSTETIDPSDPNNNFKIDADSSHKKDAEQRKLLWIVLVINFAFFIIEMSTGLISRSMGLVADSLDMLADSFVYGISLFAVGGTVIKKKRIARIAGYFQITLAILGFLEVLRRFFGNEQLPDFSTMIVISILALIANSICLYLLQKSKSKEEEAHMQASMIFTSNDVIINLGVIVAGILVNWLHSSTPDLIIGSIVFALVIQGAFRILKLSK is encoded by the coding sequence ATGAATAAAACAACTTTTAAAATATCGAAGATGGACTGCCCTTCGGAGGAAAACCTAATCCGAATGAAATTAGAGGGCCACTCGAATATTGAACATCTTGAGTTCGACATTCCTAACCGTCAATTAACTGTGTTTCATCATGACAATATAGAAGGGATAGAGACTGCTATTCATGACCTAAAATTAGGAGACACCCTACTCTCGACCGAAACCATTGACCCCTCTGATCCCAACAATAATTTTAAAATTGATGCTGACTCTAGTCACAAAAAAGATGCTGAGCAAAGAAAGCTACTATGGATAGTGCTGGTCATTAACTTTGCTTTCTTTATTATTGAAATGAGCACGGGACTGATTTCTCGTTCGATGGGGTTGGTCGCCGACAGCTTAGATATGTTAGCAGATAGCTTCGTGTACGGAATTAGCTTATTTGCGGTCGGTGGAACGGTCATTAAGAAAAAACGGATTGCTAGAATTGCCGGATATTTTCAAATTACGCTAGCGATTCTTGGTTTTTTAGAAGTACTAAGACGTTTCTTTGGCAATGAGCAGTTACCTGACTTTTCTACCATGATAGTCATATCGATTCTTGCGCTAATTGCAAACTCGATTTGCCTCTATTTACTACAAAAATCGAAAAGCAAAGAAGAAGAAGCCCATATGCAAGCCAGTATGATTTTCACTTCAAACGATGTGATTATCAATTTAGGGGTAATTGTTGCAGGGATTTTGGTTAATTGGTTACACTCTAGTACGCCTGATTTGATTATTGGTAGCATCGTATTTGCTTTAGTTATTCAGGGCGCCTTTAGAATATTGAAGTTGAGTAAGTAG
- a CDS encoding GlxA family transcriptional regulator, with protein MNQKHTIEIGLVVYEKAQMAAILGLTDLFVIASKIAAKRQDTTDLPLQVSHWEIKDAKEQPTCIFSSNSDSVGKLAAVIIPPTLEAPIEQQAAAPWLNWLRDQHSGGVIMSSVCAGAFLLGETGLLSKRKATTHWGYVAQFENRFPDVELDVDRIIIEDGDIVTAGGAMAWTDLGLRMVDRFLGSQVMNETARALLIDPSRREQCYYSAFSPVLTHGDAAILKVQHWLQKTEAQDIDLPTLANCAQLEERTFLRRFHKATGMTSTEYCQRLRIGEAKDFLQFSSSPVEQIAWKVGYSDVSAFRKIFKRIVGLTPSEYRRRFNPNKE; from the coding sequence ATGAATCAAAAACATACTATTGAAATTGGGTTGGTCGTTTATGAGAAGGCACAAATGGCGGCCATCCTTGGTCTGACTGATCTGTTCGTCATTGCCAGTAAAATAGCCGCCAAGCGCCAAGATACAACTGATCTTCCTTTACAAGTGAGTCACTGGGAGATTAAGGATGCTAAAGAACAACCTACCTGCATTTTTTCTAGTAATTCCGATAGTGTAGGAAAATTAGCGGCTGTCATTATCCCGCCAACGTTAGAGGCACCGATTGAACAACAAGCAGCAGCGCCTTGGCTGAACTGGCTGAGAGATCAGCATTCAGGAGGTGTAATCATGTCATCCGTTTGTGCGGGTGCTTTTTTATTGGGTGAAACAGGATTACTCTCCAAGCGTAAGGCAACCACACATTGGGGTTATGTGGCGCAGTTCGAGAATCGTTTCCCTGATGTGGAGCTTGACGTGGATCGCATCATCATCGAAGACGGTGATATTGTGACTGCTGGTGGGGCGATGGCTTGGACGGATTTAGGACTTAGGATGGTTGACCGCTTTCTTGGCTCACAGGTGATGAATGAGACCGCTCGTGCGTTATTGATTGATCCCTCAAGACGTGAACAATGCTATTACAGTGCGTTCTCACCGGTATTAACACATGGTGATGCAGCCATACTAAAGGTGCAACATTGGTTGCAAAAAACAGAAGCACAGGATATTGATTTGCCCACACTAGCCAATTGTGCTCAATTGGAGGAACGTACTTTTTTGCGTCGTTTTCATAAGGCGACGGGCATGACGTCAACGGAATACTGTCAGCGATTACGGATAGGAGAGGCAAAAGACTTTCTACAGTTCTCGTCGTCTCCTGTTGAGCAAATCGCGTGGAAAGTGGGTTATAGTGATGTCAGTGCGTTTCGTAAGATATTCAAACGTATTGTTGGGTTGACACCTAGCGAGTATCGGCGCAGATTCAATCCAAATAAAGAGTGA
- a CDS encoding cysteine hydrolase family protein, whose amino-acid sequence MNKQALIVVDIQNEYFPEGKLSLVGINEAADNAALIIESAREKGQTIIHIRHEMPSADAPMFTPNTDGVEINEKVKPIEGEAVITKHYPNSFRETTLKELLDKEGIKEVTVIGAMSHMCVDATVRAAVDFGYTTTTVHDACATLDLEFNGTTVPAAQAHATIMAAIEFLYGEVIDTQTWIAR is encoded by the coding sequence ATGAACAAACAAGCACTTATCGTTGTTGACATTCAAAATGAGTATTTCCCAGAAGGTAAGTTATCACTTGTAGGTATTAACGAAGCCGCTGACAATGCCGCTTTGATTATTGAATCTGCTAGAGAAAAAGGGCAGACCATCATCCATATCCGTCACGAGATGCCTTCTGCCGACGCACCGATGTTTACACCCAATACCGATGGTGTAGAGATCAATGAGAAGGTAAAACCTATAGAGGGTGAAGCTGTAATCACTAAGCATTACCCTAATTCGTTCCGTGAGACCACTCTAAAAGAGCTATTAGATAAAGAAGGTATAAAAGAGGTGACTGTTATTGGCGCCATGAGTCATATGTGTGTAGATGCAACGGTTCGTGCGGCAGTGGACTTTGGTTATACCACAACCACCGTCCATGATGCTTGTGCCACGCTTGATCTTGAATTCAATGGCACGACCGTACCTGCAGCGCAGGCTCATGCCACTATCATGGCAGCGATTGAGTTTCTATATGGAGAAGTGATTGATACCCAAACGTGGATTGCACGTTAA
- a CDS encoding MBL fold metallo-hydrolase has translation MKIAKSLTSTTLLSGVMFLTACTTFASPATSPNAGKQTATNTVQFQQIRNATIKLNYAGTTFLVDPMLAPKNAYPGFADTLNSEIRYPVVDLPISVAEVLKADAIILTHLHADHWDDAARNLVPRNMPIFTQNEADAATVRKDGFTDVRILTQQGVVFKGTRINKTIGQHGTDEMYKVPALAQALGKTMGIVFQKPNYKTVYVAGDTIWDKQVESALTRYKPDAVILNTGYAKLTTFVDDSIIMGKDDVYRAYKFSPNAQIINVHMDTVNHGALSKAELRRFIEEKHLDKQRVLVPDDGQTYKF, from the coding sequence ATGAAAATAGCCAAATCGCTGACCAGTACCACGCTATTAAGTGGCGTGATGTTCCTAACGGCATGTACCACATTCGCCAGTCCAGCAACGAGTCCCAACGCTGGAAAACAGACGGCAACCAATACTGTGCAATTTCAGCAAATCCGTAATGCCACAATTAAGCTTAATTATGCGGGCACCACTTTTTTAGTGGATCCTATGCTAGCACCTAAAAACGCTTATCCAGGGTTTGCAGACACATTGAATAGCGAAATCCGCTATCCAGTGGTCGATTTGCCGATATCTGTTGCAGAAGTGCTTAAAGCAGATGCCATTATCTTGACGCATTTACATGCTGACCATTGGGATGATGCCGCACGTAACCTCGTCCCTCGTAATATGCCAATTTTTACTCAAAATGAAGCCGATGCGGCAACTGTGCGTAAAGATGGCTTTACCGATGTCAGAATATTGACACAGCAAGGGGTTGTGTTTAAAGGCACGAGAATCAATAAAACCATTGGACAACATGGTACTGATGAGATGTACAAGGTTCCAGCACTTGCTCAGGCACTTGGCAAAACGATGGGTATTGTGTTCCAAAAACCAAACTATAAGACAGTTTATGTTGCGGGAGATACCATTTGGGATAAGCAAGTAGAGAGTGCACTTACTCGCTACAAGCCTGATGCGGTCATCCTAAATACAGGATATGCGAAGCTGACTACTTTCGTTGATGACTCTATTATCATGGGAAAAGACGATGTATACCGCGCGTATAAATTCTCTCCTAATGCTCAGATAATTAACGTACACATGGATACGGTCAATCATGGAGCACTGTCGAAAGCAGAGCTACGCCGCTTTATCGAGGAAAAACATCTGGATAAACAACGTGTACTTGTTCCCGATGATGGTCAAACTTACAAGTTTTAG
- a CDS encoding LLM class flavin-dependent oxidoreductase gives MNISNHSGNAPFVLSVLDNAFTGVGHTIENTIQEMIALAKLADKRGFQRFWMSEHHAMPGAAVPSPQMMVARLTGETERIRLGAGGIMLPNHVPLVVAEQFGMLDAMAPGRIDLGLGRAPGTDGATASALRRHHAANDEFPQQVAELLGFLENSFPKDHPYSEVHAVPGPWQAEQNRVPPSKTATDVWILGSSTYSAHMAAKLGRPYAFALQFGSADVLSAMRIYRENFRPSKILAKPYSLVSIGAIADEDPVEAWRQSTSSAMAMLRMFQRKPFALLPPDEVAAFQGSIQERQVIEQYTNQTLHGTAAEVAKGLESLQEQTGVDEVMLVVQGYSRRAQSRTVELIADHYDMPSH, from the coding sequence ATGAATATTTCAAATCATTCTGGCAACGCCCCTTTTGTTCTTTCAGTGCTCGACAATGCCTTCACTGGTGTTGGCCACACAATAGAGAACACCATTCAAGAGATGATCGCTCTTGCCAAACTGGCGGATAAAAGAGGGTTTCAGCGGTTTTGGATGTCTGAACACCATGCGATGCCGGGCGCCGCGGTTCCTTCTCCGCAGATGATGGTGGCTCGGCTGACTGGTGAAACCGAGCGCATTAGGCTTGGTGCAGGCGGCATCATGCTACCGAATCATGTGCCTTTGGTGGTCGCTGAACAATTTGGGATGCTCGATGCGATGGCGCCAGGACGAATTGATCTTGGTTTGGGACGGGCGCCCGGTACGGACGGCGCAACGGCGTCAGCTTTGCGTCGTCACCATGCGGCGAACGATGAATTTCCTCAGCAAGTCGCAGAATTATTGGGCTTTTTAGAAAACAGTTTTCCAAAAGACCATCCTTACAGTGAGGTTCATGCGGTGCCAGGCCCATGGCAAGCTGAGCAAAATCGAGTGCCACCATCGAAGACTGCCACTGATGTGTGGATTTTGGGTTCATCGACCTATTCAGCACATATGGCAGCAAAGCTGGGTAGACCTTATGCATTCGCTCTACAGTTTGGCAGTGCTGATGTCTTAAGTGCCATGCGCATTTACCGAGAGAACTTCCGTCCCTCAAAAATTCTAGCCAAGCCATATAGTTTGGTCAGTATTGGAGCGATTGCAGATGAAGACCCTGTAGAGGCATGGCGCCAATCAACGTCGTCTGCTATGGCAATGTTAAGAATGTTCCAACGTAAACCTTTTGCTTTACTGCCACCTGATGAAGTAGCGGCTTTTCAAGGTAGTATACAAGAGCGCCAGGTTATTGAGCAGTATACTAATCAAACCCTGCATGGCACTGCTGCCGAGGTCGCTAAAGGTTTAGAGAGTCTTCAGGAGCAGACAGGTGTCGACGAGGTCATGTTGGTTGTTCAAGGTTATTCGCGTCGCGCCCAATCGCGCACTGTTGAGCTAATCGCAGATCACTATGATATGCCAAGTCACTAG